The following are encoded together in the Lagopus muta isolate bLagMut1 chromosome 7, bLagMut1 primary, whole genome shotgun sequence genome:
- the JMJD4 gene encoding 2-oxoglutarate and iron-dependent oxygenase JMJD4 codes for MDRATFACSTAFFRDYSSSAQGTFSTGHVDFIDKIESFTYSDFFRDYLIPNQPCVFSEKFTDGWSSRRNWVTWGGKPDFDHLLQEFGEAIVPVANCDVKEYNSNPKEQLPLKEYISYWKEYIKNGYRSSRGCLYLKDWHLSRAFPEQDVYTTPVYFSSDWLNEYWDAIAVDDYRFVYMGPKGSWTPFHADVFRSYSWSANICGRKKWLLYPPGQEDYLKDCHGNLPFDVTAPGLQDRSVYPRYNQSQPPVEIVQEAGEIVFIPSGWHHQVYNLEDTISINHNWVNGCNVAIMWCFLQDELAAVQREINEWKDPMDDWHLQCQLIMKSCTGIDYKEFYNFLKVIAENRISILENGLDDEASAKNTPKAAISTLGMLHAVFDLKRTVKVLTSLSANEDFKKLDLTSLSPSPEALLHHLKAAIDTALL; via the exons ATGGACAGGGCAACATTTGCCTGTTCCACCGCCTTTTTTCGTGACTACAGCAGTTCGGCTCAGGGCACGTTCTCCACAGGACACGTTGACTTCATTGATAAAATCGAATCATTCACTTATTCGGACTTTTTTCGGGATTATTTGATTCCCAACCAGCCCTGTGTTTTCTCAGAAAAGTTCACTGatggctggagcagcaggaggaattgGGTAACTTGGGGTGGGAAGCCTGATTTCGATCATCTGCTGCAGGAGTTTG GAGAGGCTATAGTACCTGTGGCCAACTGTGATGTCAAGGAGTACAATTCTAATCCAAAAGAGCAGCTCCCCCTCAAGGAGTATATAAGTTACTGGAAAGAGTACATTAAAAATGGCTACCGTTCATCTCGAGGGtgcctttatctgaaggacTGGCACCTGAGCAG AGCTTTCCCAGAGCAAGATGTTTATACAACTCCTGTGTATTTCTCATCTGACTGGCTGAATGAATATTGGGATGCTATAGCTGTGGATGATTACCGGTTTGTCTACATGGGACCTAAAGGTTCATG GACTCCATTCCATGCTGATGTCTTCCGTTCCTATAGCTGGTCAGCTAATATATGTGGGAGAAAGAAATGGCTGCTCTACCCCCCAGGGCAGGAGGATTACCTGAAAGACTGTCATGGCAACTTGCCCTTCGATGTGACTGCACCTGGTCTTCAGGACAGGAGTGTTTACCCTCGCTACAACCAAAGCCAACCCCCTGTGGAAATTGTGCAGGAAGCAGGGGAGATAGTTTTCATCCCCAGTGGATGGCATCATCAAGTTTACAACCTG GAGGATACCATTTCTATTAACCACAACTGGGTGAATGGCTGCAACGTAGCTATAATGTGGTGCTTCCTGCAGGATGAATTAGCAGCTGTCCAGAGAGAAATCAATGAATGGAAGGACCCCATGGATGACTGGCACCTGCAATGTCAG cTGATCATGAAATCTTGCACCGGTATAGACTACAAGGAGTTCTACAATTTCCTCAAAGTTATTGCAGAGAACAGGATTTCTATCTTGGAAAACGGCCTCGATGATGAAGCTTCAGCAAAGAACACTCCGAAAGCTGCCATTTCCACCTTGGGTATGCTCCATGCAGTGTTTGATTTAAAGAGGACTGTGAAGGTGTTAACATCTTTGAGTGCTAATGAAGATTTCAAGAAACTAGACCTGACGTCGCTTTCTCCATCTCCGGAGGCACTGCTCCATCACTTGAAAGCAGCAATAGACACAGCACTCCTCTAA